ATCATTTCTGAAAATCGCTAGTCCGTCGTACTCATTATTTTTGAAAAAAGATTCTTCTAAAACAATTCCTGTTTCGGTAAATTTCTTATAGGCACCTTGCTTTAGATTGTTGACAAAGTTAGTTTGCTCAGCTAATTTTCCATTTGGAAAATAGACGGTTCGCAATCCGTTTAATTTTCCGTTTTTATAATTTTCGGCAGTCATTAGGACCGCTGAAGCAAAATGATAGTATTTCCATTCGCCTTCAAAAAGTTTGTTAACTACTTTTCCTTCACTTACTTTGTTCTTATTTTGGTCATAAAAAATAGTGTAAGCTGAATTGTCTTTTGAATTAAATTCACGCGTTGCAATCACATCACCTTTCTGCGTATCATCAAAAAAT
This sequence is a window from Flavobacterium ammoniigenes. Protein-coding genes within it:
- a CDS encoding toxin-antitoxin system YwqK family antitoxin, with the translated sequence MRSILVFLISLIFSVLHAQKEYNQLDAKGLKHGLWKGVYEESKRPRYQGTFDHGKEIGLFQFFDDTQKGDVIATREFNSKDNSAYTIFYDQNKNKVSEGKVVNKLFEGEWKYYHFASAVLMTAENYKNGKLNGLRTVYFPNGKLAEQTNFVNNLKQGAYKKFTETGIVLEESFFKNNEYDGLAIFRNDSGIVVSQGMFSKGLKTGIWEVLENGKLVKKSSADLSIKSKSPQQK